One window of Caldisericum exile AZM16c01 genomic DNA carries:
- a CDS encoding Rossmann-like domain-containing protein — MSNIYEFLKEFLEKFAKDHNIMDEDIDVVSIRPLTKEEAIGNPERNDFPILKGKEVMIEASFKGSKGQAFTDEPGNFKGTVRDLLRFPLTNNKNRAFFIASLNAILRHFGIVEGTKHCKNNEPELCSYSFVRYISENFRKPKIAFFGFQPAMISAFKDKFEIRVIDLDEDNIGSKKYGLEIFGQDKEEEIISWCDLIVATGSTVANGTIEKYISAGKPVIFYGVTGASVCKILNLRRFCPYSK; from the coding sequence ATGAGTAATATATACGAATTTTTGAAAGAATTTTTAGAAAAATTTGCAAAGGATCATAATATCATGGACGAAGATATCGATGTTGTAAGTATAAGACCACTCACTAAGGAAGAAGCAATTGGTAATCCTGAAAGGAATGATTTTCCAATACTGAAAGGGAAAGAAGTTATGATTGAAGCAAGTTTTAAAGGAAGCAAAGGGCAAGCATTTACAGATGAACCAGGTAATTTTAAAGGAACAGTTAGAGATCTTTTGCGGTTTCCTCTTACAAATAATAAAAACAGAGCCTTTTTTATAGCGAGTCTTAATGCAATATTGCGACATTTTGGAATTGTCGAGGGAACAAAACACTGCAAAAATAACGAACCAGAATTATGTTCTTATAGTTTTGTGAGGTATATTTCTGAAAATTTTAGAAAACCCAAAATTGCATTTTTCGGTTTTCAGCCTGCAATGATAAGCGCATTTAAGGATAAATTTGAAATTAGAGTAATTGATCTTGACGAAGACAACATAGGGTCAAAAAAATATGGTCTTGAAATTTTTGGACAAGATAAGGAGGAAGAGATAATTTCCTGGTGCGATTTGATTGTTGCAACTGGGTCAACGGTGGCAAATGGTACAATTGAAAAGTATATTAGTGCAGGTAAACCTGTGATATTCTACGGTGTAACTGGTGCATCTGTTTGCAAAATACTTAACCTCAGAAGGTTCTGTCCCTACTCCAAATAA
- a CDS encoding Lin0512 family protein, which translates to MGEYKRFVMEFGFGVDSHGQDPTNACIKAVKDAISRVYIIGLLEINIKDFKIDALLGVPYPESVDINRLTEAFPIKKNLSIKVVKGGLIDYGAIMEEFNDKNTEIIMAVASITVSVEV; encoded by the coding sequence ATGGGAGAGTACAAAAGATTTGTTATGGAATTTGGATTTGGTGTTGATTCTCATGGACAGGATCCAACGAATGCTTGCATTAAAGCCGTTAAAGATGCAATTTCTCGTGTTTATATCATTGGACTTCTTGAAATAAACATAAAGGACTTTAAAATAGATGCCTTATTGGGTGTGCCTTATCCAGAAAGTGTTGATATAAATCGGCTCACTGAGGCGTTTCCAATAAAGAAAAATCTTTCTATTAAGGTTGTAAAAGGTGGCTTAATTGATTATGGAGCAATCATGGAGGAATTTAACGATAAAAACACCGAAATTATTATGGCAGTTGCGAGTATTAC